GCTTTTACCAGTTTTTGTCCGATGACCCCAATCAAAAATCATTTTTCAGCGACCGGAAAGGAGTAATCGCTCAGAATGGCATGGTTGCATCGGCGCATCCCGAAGCTTCGAAAGTGGGTGTAGAAATTCTGAAAGCTGGTGGAAATGCCGTAGACGCTGCGGTGGCGGTTCAATTTGCGCTGGCTGTGGTGCATCCTTCGGCGGGTAACCTGGGTGGCGGCGGATTTTTGGTATTACGCGACAAAACCGGAAAGAGTTTCAGTATTGATTTCCGGGAAAAAGCCCCAGAAAAGGGCCACGCGGATATGTATCTCGACAAGGAAAAAAACATTATCCCCAATGCAAGTACACTAGGCCGGCTGGCGTCGGGTGTTCCCGGATCAGTAGCAGGAATGGCGGAAGCGCATGCGAAATATGGAAAGCTGCCATGGAAGCAGCTATTGCAGCCTGCGATAGACCTGGCCATGAAGGGAGTAGTGCAAACGCAGCGTGAGGCGAGAGGATTGAATGCGGTAAAAAAAGATGTCGAAAGATTGAATCCTGGCACCAAATACTTTCTCAACCCGTCTGGTAAAGATTGGGCCGAGGGTGATATTTTAATACAAAAGGATCTGGGGAAGGTTTTGAAAAGAATCCAGAAAAAGGGGCGGGACGGATTTTATAAAGGGAAAGTCGCCAGGCTTATTGTAAAGGATATTAATCAAAATGGAGAAGGTATCATCAGCAAAAACGACCTCGCCGACTATCACGCTCAATGGCGTGAGGCCATTTCTGAGAATTATAAGGATTACAAAATAATTACCATGGCGCCTCCTTCCAGCGGCGGTATAGCATTGATCCAGCTTATGCGGCTCACCGAATCTTACCCGCTCCGAAAATGGGGGTGGCATAGCGACTCGACGATACAGGTGATGATCGAAGCGGAACGCAGGGTATACGCCGACCGTGCCAAATTTCTCGGCGATCCTGACTTTGTAAAAGTCCCGCAGGAAACACTCATGAGCAGGGATTATCTCGCGAAAAGATGGACGGATTTTGACTGGAGCAAAGCTACTGACAGTAAGAATGTCGGCGGAGGCACATTGCCGGGTTATGAGAGCCTGGAAACAACTCACTTTTCAGTCGTCGATAAAGAAGGAAATGCAGTATCCCTCACTACCACATTGAACGGCGGCTACGGAAGCCGGGTGGTTATCAAAGGCGGAGGCTTTTTCATGAATAATGAAATGGATGATTTCAGTATCAAAGCCGGTGCACCAAATATGTACGGACTGATTGGTAATAAAGCCAATGCCATTGCGCCGGGTAAAAGAATGCTTTCTTCCATGACGCCCACTATTATTGAAAAAGATGGGAAGCTGCTGATGGTCGTGGGTACACCCGGCGGCTCGACGATCATTACATCGGTTTATCAGACCATATTAAATGTATTGGAACATGGAATGACCATGCAACAGTCAGTGAATGCATTGAAATTTCATCATCAATGGCTGCCGGATGTAACCACCTTTGAAGCAAACGCATTCTCGGCTGCCTCTATCAAGAAACTGCAGGATAAAGGCTACAGGCTGGAACAGCAGCGCAATACGATCGGGCGGATGGATTGCATTCTGGTATTGCCCGACGGAACACTGGAAGGCGGCTCAGATCCCAGGGGAGACGACACAGCAGTCGGGTATTGAAATTGGCCCGGGTTGCTGAGATTTAAGATACAACTATTTGTATTTTTCCTGTAAAAGAACTTAACTTCGAGTGGGCAAGTAACCGTTTGTAAATGCCCCCATCCGCCATGAAAAAGTTTGTTTATATATTTCTATTACTCATCACATCCCTTGCTGCTTGTAAAAAAGAACGTGACAAGCTGGATGTTGTGCCTGAGCCGGGATCTACGGGAGACGCCAAGGCTGCTGAATTTCTGAAATCCCTGCGTGTCACGGGCGTTGAAGAGGTAAGCTTTGATTCTGTCAGTAACAGTTTTTACGTTAACCTGCCCGATACCTACAATGCGGAGGAAGCCGAGGTGATATTGTCAATGCAGCAGGATATCGTGCTGGTCGACAGTTTGGACAAACCTATCAATGGAAATGTTATTTTACATGCATACAAAGGCACTCCGCCACTGCGTTTCCAACTGAGGGACAAAAGCGACAAGAAATGGTTTTATTTTAATGTATACTTCAATTTTTCCGGAACGCCTCAGATAGAGCTTTTGCAAAAAGAGATTCCAATCAATGCATCCGGGGCCAATTTACCGCTTCGTTTTACTGCGAAAGTCGGCAGCATTCCTTCTTCTGTTGAGCAACTGGGGCCTATAGTAAAGATCTCCAACAAAAAAACGGGATTTTTCATGGAAAGCAGCTACTACTCCCTGACAACGCCGCTGTATCTGGGTGCAACGGAGGAACTGATCACGAACGATCCGCTGACTATGGAGTTTAAGTTTTTCAATCAAACCCCTGTTGTATTTGAAGGAATCAAGTTCACGCGTGGAGTTCCTAACTTATACGCCACGCCCTCATATAAATTCCAGTATAGTTACAAAGACACACTCAAAGCTGCAGGTGGCTATTTTCTGCCTCAGGAAAAATATACCGTTAAAATTTCCAGTGACTTCCTCGCCGCACCTGTTAGCGTCGCAGCTAAGGTTGAAGATGCACAAATGCTGACGCTTGACAAAATTCCGGCCAACTTACCCCAGGGTTCTTACTTGGCTTCCTTTTATGAAAAAGAGACCCTGCTGGGCAAGATCAGTATACAAATTTCCAATTTTGAAACCGATTGTCTGGAAACAATCTGGAAAGGTGATGTAAATAAGGCACTTGACCGGAATGTAGAACCCTTGTCTTTTAGCAAGGGCGATGTTTTTTACGCAAAATCACTGCCGCTCACATTCGGATCGGCGGATACGAACTTTGATGTAAACAGATTACCGCGGCTGCGACTGAGATCGCCGGGCAAAACAGTAGACCTGGCTCCTAAACTGGTCGTTTATGACTGGGCAGTCGCTGGAAGAAGTTTTGCCCTCGGACAGTACACAATTCCGGCAGACCTTCCAGCAGGCGAATATGCAGTTACAGGCATTTATACCAATCGCTTCGAAACGCAGCCTTACTGGTCGAAGCTGAAAGTAAAATAATATAGCTAGCTTATTCTTGTCAATTCCCCGATCAGCCCGCTGAATTCGGGGAATTCTGCTTTTAATGCTTCTCTTTCGGCCATTTCAAAATCCTGGAAATCGAAACCCGGCGCCACGGTACAGCCAACCAAGGCATAGCTACTTCCTTTCGCAGGTCGCGAGCCAAACCACTTTCCAGCAGGTACAACCGCCTGAAAAGCCTCGCCTTTATCAGGATTATTGCCTAATCTGATAATTTCAAGCTCCCTCGTTTCTGGATCAATTACAAAAATTTCAAGCGCTTCTCCTGCATAGAAATGCCACATTTCATCCGATTGGATCCTGTGAAATGCAGAAAAATGATGGCTTTCCAACAGAAAATAAATGCCAGTTGAAAAAGAGCGGGCGCCGTTAAAACGGATGGGCAAACCCTGCGGATCAATCGTTTCCGCAGCCCTATAAGTCTCTGCGTAATACCCTCCCTCGGGATGAGGCAGCAATCCGTACTTGTCAATCCAATACTTCGCTGGTTTCATAGCTGCAAATTAGATTTCAATTTAAGGCTGATCTCCGATAAATAAACTTTTATGAAAGATATTATAAGCAACTGCCGCATTTTCGTACATTTGATCAAATTTAATCTTAAATGATCAAAAATAATCATTATGAATAGCAACGTAAAAATTGTAAACGAAGAGATATTATCAGATAACTGGTACACGCTTAGAAAATATACTTTCGACTACCAGCGCGCCGATGGGCAGTGGGAACGCCAGAGCCGGGAAGCTTACGATAGAGGGAATGGGGCGACTATATTACTGTATAATACTGAAAAGCAGACGGTTGTATTAACAAGACAGTTTAGACTGCCTACTTACACCAATGGAAATACAAATGGAATGCTGATTGAAGCATGCGCCGGACTCCTCGACCGCGACAATGCGGAAGATTGCATACGAAGAGAAACAGAGGAAGAAACCGGCTATAAACTTACGTCTGTCAAAAAAATCTTCGAAGCATACATGTCTCCGGGCTCCGTGACAGAGATTCTCTATTTCTTTGTCGCGGAATACTCCGACGATATGAAGGTAAGTAACGGCGGCGGCTGCGATACCGAGCAGGAAAATATTGAAGTGATGGAAATTCCATTCACCGAAGCTCAGGCAATGCTGGCACGCGGGGAAATACGGGACGCTAAAACGATCATGCTATTGCAATACGCGCAAATACATCATCTGATAAAAGAAAAGCAGACTGAAGATCAATTCTGACCGACAATCTGCTCATATCATTTTCAAAAAACCTAGGAAATAGGATCTGGTGTTGGCGTTACTTCCGTAGTTGAGGAACCTGTTCCCTTGTTACCAACAAACTTTTCGTACAGATCCTTCAAAAAGGTTTCCACGTCCGGGAAATTGCCTTTCAATGTTTCTGAGCCTTTAGTTTTCAGCTCTTCGAAGTATTCAGGAGCTTTATCAAATGCGCCTTCGGCCTCCGCTTTCAGGCTATTCGCTTTTGTCTTCAGATCTTCCAGAAGCTTCTCTCCTTCTTCCGTCTGAAGATACTTGTGAGCAGCGACTCCCGCCGCGGCGCCCAGAATGAATGTGGCCAGATGTTTTGAATTGATGCCCATGATTTCCAGTTACTTAGTTTAGCTTGAATTTAAACAACCATTCCTTTAATCCCAAGAGGCTTGCCCTATCGATGCGTTTTATATCAAAAAATTATGCCCGCATCGATGCGGGCATGGATATATCTCTATTTAATTTCAAAAGCCGCCTGCATCCGGTAGCTTATCTTGATCTTCTGGTATTGCACCTCGCTATCTGTCACGGCATCGGCCGACTCGGCCGCAAATGCGCGGACGTTTGCCTTTGCGAAGACAGGCTGCGGAAAATACAGGTTTTCGTCCAGTTCTTTTATTTCAAGCACTTTGCCCAGCTTTTGATCCAGTGACGCAACCAGATATTCAGCTTTGGTTTTGGCTGCTTTCAGCGCGTCGATTTTTACCTGTTTCTTAAACTCCTCCTTTTTAGAATGGTCTACGCGGGCGACATTGGCATATTGTACACCACGGCTTTCCACTTTGGACAAAATTCCGTCAAGCTTTTCGGGGCTCGCCACTTTCAGCTCATACTGTTTGTTTTCAAGGAAAGTCGCGGGTTTTTTCTTTTTATCAACGTAATTCTGATAACCACCCACTCCGCTGATCGACAGGCTTTCTTTCGGCAGGCCGGCGTCGGCCACAGCCTTGATCAGTTGTTTTTCCAACGTACTGATATTGACCTTATCCTTCTGATTTTTTTCGTCCGTATAATACTCCCGAAGTGAGATGCTGAAATATATCTCGTCGGGCACAACTTCCATCTCTGCAAAGCCGGCTACTTCTATATTCGGAACCTGCATAAGTTGTTCGGATTTAACCTGTGAAAATGCCGGAGACAATGCTGCAGCGGCGAAAAGAAAACTTGAAAAAAATGCTTTTTTCATGGCTTTATTAAAGAAAAATGATTGGAAAAAACTGTGTTGAGCTATTTAACGTGACGAAGCAGCTAAACGTTTCAACGAAGGTTAGATGCAAAAGCACAAGCGAAGGTTTAAGGCCGTTTGCAATTCTTAACAATAAAAAATGGAAGACAATATGCTACATTGGTCTTCCACTTACAAAATCACGCGGGCGCAGCTCAGGTAAAATTCTGGTAAATCGAGTCCATAATACGCACAAAATGTTGATAGTCAGAATCATTAAGACTGCCCCAGCCTTTTCTGCGAATATCAGCTACGATCGGAAATGCCTTGTTGTAACAGGACTCACCATTTTTGGTAAGAAAGAGGTTAAATTTTCTGCGGTCACCGGCGGCAGGTCCGCGTTCCACAAGCCCCTTTTTTTCCAGCAGATCGATGATCCGCGTTACAGTCGGCGGATCTTTAAAAGTCATTTCAGCCAGTTCGTTCTGACTGATTCCCTGTTTTCGAAATATATGGTCAATCAATACCCACTGATCTACTGTCAGATCAAAACCTGCTTCTGTTAATTGTTTCTGTAAGGCGTTACGAATCTTTTTGATAGTCGTGTCTATTTTAAAAAAATAGGCCCGATGATCCGAATGATGTGTCATGTGGAAAGTTGAAGTTTAGCTATTGAGTATATACCAGAGTTTATAAGTCCAGCTAACAATTCGTCTACTAATTATTGCAGCAAAAAATCAATCATTCTTACCATTGGTCCTCGACTTATTGCCTGCCAATAAATACCACCCTGATATCGCATAGAAGTAATTCTTTATTCCTTGAAACAATGAAGGGTTTCGGACAAGATTATTCTATAAACCTTACATACATTTTCTACTGACAAGCACACGCATTACAGTATTTCCAAAAAGCCTCCCGGGATTATACCTGGCTCTGCTGAGGACACACTAATAAAACGAAAACGCTCCTGAACAGTGCGATCAGAAGCGTTTTCATTATCTAATTAATCCGCTAAGCCGAATTCCGCGCCGCATTGATAATACCAAACATCGCGCGCATAATCAGCTGGTTGTAAGTTTCTACATCTGCCGTCAAATCTTTGGGGTCGCTGGCGAGCATTTGAAGTGCGTATTGCTGAATTGTGATCAGTGGCAACACAATTCGTTCGCGCGTTTTAATAGAAACTTTTGTAACGTTATTGCTGTCCAATAGCTCCTTTTGACCGGAAACATCCAGCAGCAAATCTCGCGTCAGGATAAATTCATCGTACATCTTGTCCCAAAACTCCCGGTACTCCTCTTCATCACGAAGATATTTGGTAGCAGGGAAAAATGCCTTTGAAAGCGACTGCATTGAATTTTCTATGAGTGTCCGGAAAAACAGCGACTTCTTATAAAGCTGCTTAATATCCTCAACCTTGTTTTCACCCTCCATCTGGCGGATTGCAGATCCAAAACCATAGAAACCGGGTACATTCTGTTTCATTTGCGCCCAGGAGCCGACAAACGGAATAGCCCGCAAATCTTCAAATTTCAACCCCTCATCGTCATTTCCACGCTTTGTTGGGCGGCTGCCGATATTTGTCTGGCCATAGAAGCGCAATGGCGTCTTTTTATCCAGATACTTTACAAACATCGGGTGGTTTTTGAGTTCCAGGTACGACTCGTATGCGGCGACCGCCATTTCCTCGATCAATGTTTTGTCTTCGCTGCTCAGTTCATCCTCAGCCCGGTTTCCACGGAACAAATGATTTTCCAGCCCTGCCGTAAACAATCTTTCCAGATTATACATGGCTGTAGTAACTGTTCCATAATTGGAGCTAATCGTCTGGCCCTGAACTGTTAACTGAATTTCCTTATCTTCGATATCCGATCCGAGAGACGAGTAGAAGTTGTGGTTGTTACCTCCGCCCCTTGCCGGAGGTCCGCCTCTTCCGTCGAAAAATGTGACTTTGATTCCAAATTCGCGCGACACTTTTGTTAATTCTTCTTTCGCACGGTAGATCGACCAGTTGGCTCGAAGATACCCTCCGTCTTTTGTTCCGTCAGAAAAACCGACCATAATAGTCTGGTGATTCTCACGATTTTGCAGATGATTGCGGTAAAATTCGTTCCGATAGAGCCTGGTCATAATTTCCGGCGCATTCGCAAGATCGTCCACTGTCTCAAACAGTGGCACCACGTCGAGCGCCAGTTTGCCGTTTACATCTGCGATAAGGTTCTTCGCTAATGCAACTACCTGCATTACATTCAATGCAGATGTGTTATTGCTGATCACATAGCGGTGAGCACCTTTTTCGCCATTTTTTTCCTGGATCGTTTTGATCGCCCGGATTGAGCCAAGTATATCTTTTGTGAGCGGATCTTCGTAATCTTCGTCGCGTAACGGAATATTGAGCGACAGCAGCATTTCAATTTTCTTCTCCTCGTCCCAGCCTTCAAAGTCGCTGTATTTCAATAGCGGGATTTTCTTTTCGAGTCTCTTGAGAATATCCTCCCACGCTTTCCCGTGCTTTCTGCTGTCCTGACGAACATCAAGACTTGCGAAGAAAAATCCGAACAGATTAAGTTTCAGTATAAAATTATCCAGCAACTCTACGAAAAGCCCCTGATGCTTGGTTACCAGCACTTCGCGTGCAGATAACAGTTCATCGATCAGCTCCTGCGCATTCGCATATCCCTGATCAAAAGGACCGAAGATCGTACTGTTCATTTTTCTTTCCGCCAGCGACACCGCTTCATCAACTCCCTTAAAAGTGAGTCTTCTCTTCAATGTGCGTAGATCGCGGTAATAACTGCGTAAAAGTGTTTCCCGCAGTCTTTCAGCCACCTGCAAAGTAGTTTCAGGGTTAACGAATGGATTTCCGTCCCGGTCGCCGCCTGGCCAGAAGCCGAGCCTGAAAACATTTGGATAGGGCCAGTCATGCACACTCATGCCCAATCCATTGATCAGTTTTTCTAGAATGGAGGGAATTGCGTCATAATATACATTTTCCAAAAACCAGCAAAGGCTAACCGCCTCATCAAACGGGCTGGGTTTTTCATGATTGATAAATGCTGTTTTTCCAAGTTGCAAAAGCAGCTGATTTACCTCCGTGAAATCATTTTTCTTTATTGCATCTTCCAGGTCGTTGATGATTCCAAGTACCTTTCCTGAATAAAATTGCGTCGGATGTGCAGTTAAGACAATTCGGACACTAAAATCTTCGAGTTTTGCGAGCAGCTTCTTTTTCAGTTCGTCGCTCTCGAGTCGCTCTGTCAAATAAGTGACGGAGCCTTTGCCAGTCAGGTCGTGCGTCTGATCAAAAGCGGCGTCTTCAACAGAATCGAACAGAACTACCTGTCTTTCAATATACTGTATAAATAAAAAGAGCAGATCTGTTCTTTCTTTTGGCGTTGCGGTTTCTAGTAATTCCGAGAAAAAGTGCTCAATGATTTCTTTGGGCGATTTTCCTTCCTGAAAACCTGTTTCACTCTGCTGGGTCAGTATTGGAAGTAACGAGCCCGTCTGAAAAATACCCCTGTAAGGCAAACTCAGAAAAAGGCTGTTGAAAATATTATACTTCGTTACAACTGCGTCCTGAAAACTGTTATTCATAATGTTGTTACCAAATTATATTCTGAAACCCTCTATCAAGGTCAAATATAATCTTAAAAAATGGCTTTCAGGCTTTCGGATGGGCTTGCTGATGTGTTTTTTTCAGCTTTTCGATGGAGTTGTGCGTATAAATCTGAGTTGCAGCAAGATTAGCGTGCCCGAGTAATTCCTTGATCGCATTCAGGTCGGCGCCCCGGTTCAGCAGGTGCGTCGCGTAAGTGTGACGCAGCACGTGAGGGCTTTTCTGAGTAAGTGTAGTTACGGCGGACAAATGCTTTTTCACCAATCTTTGAACGAAAACCGGATAACCCGCTTTTCCTGAATCTGTTATGATCAGACTATCCGTTTCCGCAATATCCGCTCTTTGCACAAGATAATCAGATAAAAGTTTGACAAGCGAGGCACCGACAGGTACAATACGCTCTTTGGACCTTTTTCCAAAAACACGGATCGTTCGCGCCGGCAGGTTGAGATGTTTCACTTCAAGGTCAAGCAATTCAGCCAGACGAATACCACTTCCGTATAACAATTCTAGTACCACCCTGTCGCGCCTACCTGTGAAATCGTCAGTAAAAAAATCCTCCTGAAAAAGCATTTCCATAGCTTTTTCCTCTACAAAAGCAGGAAGTTTTTTCCGGGTTTTTAATGCAGACAATACCTTGGTCGGATCTTTTGGAATCAGCTGCTTTCGTCGTAAAAAACCATAATAACTTCGGAGAGAAGCTATTTTCCGGTTTACAGAAGTTGGATTCAATCCTTCCTCCATCAAACTGACTATCCATGAGCGAAGCATGGCCGGCTGGGCGGATTCCGGAGTATCGCAGTCATATTGAAACAACAGATACTTTTGAAACTGATCCAGATCTGTCTGGTAAGATTTCACCGTATGCGCGCTGGCACGTTTCTCAAATGTCAGGAATTCCAGAAATGAGGCTATCATAGCGGACAATATACAAAAAAGAGCTATCTGAAATCAGACAGCTCTTTTTTGTATGGATACACTGATCCTATAAATTTCATTCAGAAACCTTTCCTTATGGACTAGTCTTCTAAATGACCGTAAGTTTTCTCTTTATAAACGGCACGCAAAACTTCGAAACGACGTCTAACAGATGGTTTTTCGAAAGCTGTACGGGCACGGAGCTGACGCATTGTACCGGTCCTTTCAAATTTCTTCTTGTAACGCTTAAGAGCGCGGTCAATCGATTCGTTGTCTTTAATGTTGATAATCAGCATGCTTCTTAATGTAATGTTTTTTGAATTGGTTTCTGAAATCGGACTGCAAAGAAAACTTATATTCGACAGAAAATCAAGAAATAACTCATTAAAAATTAGGTTATTTTTGCAATCATTGTCAGGGTAAGAAAGCAACGCCATTATTACGCAGCCACATATGAGCGCCAGACTCAGTATTATTGATTTAGGAACAAACACTTTTCATCTCTTAATTGTCGAAAAGGAAGAAAACCGGTTTTCAACTATTTTTCATGACAGCAAACCTGCGCGTATAGGTTTAGGAGGGATCAACAAAAAAATAATTACTGCGGAGGCTACGGACCGGGCTCTCAATGTACTGCAATACTTTCAGGAAAAGCTTGATCATTTTGATATAAAGCCGGAAAATACTTTCGCATTTGGTACCAGTGCGATTCGCAATGCTGAAAATCAGGCGGAATTTTGCGATGCAGTATCGGCTAAAACCGGAATCCGCATTACTGTTATCGATGGAAATAAGGAAGCTGAATACATTTATAATGGCGTGCGGTTTGGGACCAATATTGGCGATGCGCCCGCGCTGATCATGGATATCGGCGGCGGAAGCGTTGAGTTTATTATAGGTAACCACGCTCAGATTTTCTGGAAACAGAGTTTTGAAATCGGCGGCCAGCGGCTTATGGAGAAATTCATGCGAAACGATCCGCTTTCTGTTGCCGACAAGAAAAATATCTACAATTATTTTGAAGAGCACCTCATCCCGTTGGCGAATGCAGTACACCAATATGCGCCCGAAAAACTGATCGGCTCCTCGGGAACCTTCGATACACTGGTGGATATTGATTTTCAATACCGCACAAAGAAGGCACCCCCGTCCGGGCAAACCGACTTTGATTTGACAGTTCAGGAGTTTTACAGGGCGTATAGTCTGATACTATCTGGAAACCATGACGAGCGAATGCAAATTCCGGGTATGATCGAGCTGCGGGTTGATATGATCGTAGTGGCAGTGTGCCTGGTCGACTATGTTTTGAAAACTTATGGAATTCAACAAATCCAGGTATCAAGTTATGCGCTCAAAGAGGGCGTTTTAGCCCAGTTATTAGCCGCCTGATGTTGAGCCTTTTTTCTGCTATCACTTAATAATTCAGTAAACAAACCCTATGAAATTAATTCGCTGCCTCCTACTGACAGGTCTAGCCCTCGTGTATCTGACAGATGCTAATGCACAAAAGAAAAAGAAGAAAGAGGAAAAGAAGGAAGATGTAAAAATCGAAAAGGCTGTAGACGCGATGGCCAGCGCGGTTAAAGACAAGCTAAAAGACGAAAAGCAAAAAAAGGGCCCGAAACCCTTTAAGGAACTGATCGACACAAGTGCAGTAAGCCAGAAAGGCATGATTTCAGTGCACAAAAAGGATGACAAATGGTATTTCGAAATACCTGACTCATTGCTGAACCGGGATATCATGGCTGTTACACGTTATTCCAAAACAGCAGCGGGCGGCGGGATTTTTGGCGGCGAGGAAGTGAACAGGCAGATGATCCGCTGGGAAAGAGGAATGGACGATAACCTGTTGCTACGCTCGGTAACAGTGGTATTGACAAGTCCTGACAGTACCAAACCTATTTTTCAGGCGGTGAAGAATTCAAATTCAGATCCGATTATCGGGGTTTTTGATATCAAAGCAGCAAAAAAGGAGCCGGAAGGTAAATCTTCGGTCATTGAGGTAACTGATTTTTTCAATGCGGATAATCAGGTTTTTTCGCTAAGCTCGGTAAACAAACAATTGCTCAAACTGACCACGTTCAAAAAGGAAGCATCGTTTATCGAAAAAATCCGCACTTATCCGATCAACACGGAAATACGCACGGTTAAGACTTTTTCGGTAACGCCGCAAATGCTCAGTACCTCGCCTACCCCTTCTATCGGGCAATACCTTCCCTCGGGCCTTGATGCGGGCGTGGTGACCTTTGAAATGAACACCTCGCTGATATTACTTCCCGCAAAACCCATGCAAAAAAGATTTTTTGACAGCCGGGTCGGCTATTTTGCAAATCAATATGCCGTTTTTGGAGAAGAATCGCACCGCTCGGATACAGAGGTATTTGCAGTAAGATGGCGCCTGGAACCGAAAAATGCGGATGATGCTGCGAAGCAGAAAAACGGTGAATTGATTGAACCCAAAAAACCAATCGTCTACTATATTGATCCTGCTACTCCTGAAAAATGGCGCAAGTACCTGAAAGCCGGTGTTGACGACTGGCAGGTTGCATTTGAAAAAGCCGGCTGGAAAAACGCAATCCGGGGCGAGTACTGGCCGGAAAAGGATACGACGATGAGCCTGGAAGACGCCCGCTATTCGGTGATCCGCTATTTCGCGGCTGATATTCAGAATGCTTACGGACCAAATGTACACGATCCGAGGAGCGGCGAGATTTTGGAAAGCCACATTGGCTGGTACCATAATGTCATGCGTTTGCTGCGCAACTGGTATATCATTCAGGCCGGTGCTGTTGATCCGAAAGCAAGAACAAAGAAGTTTGACGATGAGTTAATGGGAGAGCTGGTACGTTTCGTTTCCTCCCACGAAATAGGACATACCCTTGGCCTGCGGCATAATATGGGCGCGAGCTCGGCTACGCCGGTTGAAAAATTGCGGGATAAAGAGTGGATCAAAGAACATGGGCACACTGCTTCCATCATGGATTATGCTCGGTTTAACTACGTGGCTCAGCCGGAAGACGGCATTACCGATCTTTTTCCAAGAATCGGGGATTATGATAAATGGGCGATTCAATGGGGTTACAGCTATTTCCCTGATGTGGATGATCCGAAGGCGGAGAAAGCATTGCTGA
This Dyadobacter sp. UC 10 DNA region includes the following protein-coding sequences:
- the ggt gene encoding gamma-glutamyltransferase; the protein is MHLRYLLSICCLYLPSLVSAQKPVQETTGFYQFLSDDPNQKSFFSDRKGVIAQNGMVASAHPEASKVGVEILKAGGNAVDAAVAVQFALAVVHPSAGNLGGGGFLVLRDKTGKSFSIDFREKAPEKGHADMYLDKEKNIIPNASTLGRLASGVPGSVAGMAEAHAKYGKLPWKQLLQPAIDLAMKGVVQTQREARGLNAVKKDVERLNPGTKYFLNPSGKDWAEGDILIQKDLGKVLKRIQKKGRDGFYKGKVARLIVKDINQNGEGIISKNDLADYHAQWREAISENYKDYKIITMAPPSSGGIALIQLMRLTESYPLRKWGWHSDSTIQVMIEAERRVYADRAKFLGDPDFVKVPQETLMSRDYLAKRWTDFDWSKATDSKNVGGGTLPGYESLETTHFSVVDKEGNAVSLTTTLNGGYGSRVVIKGGGFFMNNEMDDFSIKAGAPNMYGLIGNKANAIAPGKRMLSSMTPTIIEKDGKLLMVVGTPGGSTIITSVYQTILNVLEHGMTMQQSVNALKFHHQWLPDVTTFEANAFSAASIKKLQDKGYRLEQQRNTIGRMDCILVLPDGTLEGGSDPRGDDTAVGY
- a CDS encoding cupin domain-containing protein; protein product: MKPAKYWIDKYGLLPHPEGGYYAETYRAAETIDPQGLPIRFNGARSFSTGIYFLLESHHFSAFHRIQSDEMWHFYAGEALEIFVIDPETRELEIIRLGNNPDKGEAFQAVVPAGKWFGSRPAKGSSYALVGCTVAPGFDFQDFEMAEREALKAEFPEFSGLIGELTRIS
- the nudK gene encoding GDP-mannose pyrophosphatase NudK, which encodes MNSNVKIVNEEILSDNWYTLRKYTFDYQRADGQWERQSREAYDRGNGATILLYNTEKQTVVLTRQFRLPTYTNGNTNGMLIEACAGLLDRDNAEDCIRRETEEETGYKLTSVKKIFEAYMSPGSVTEILYFFVAEYSDDMKVSNGGGCDTEQENIEVMEIPFTEAQAMLARGEIRDAKTIMLLQYAQIHHLIKEKQTEDQF
- a CDS encoding YtxH domain-containing protein, which encodes MGINSKHLATFILGAAAGVAAHKYLQTEEGEKLLEDLKTKANSLKAEAEGAFDKAPEYFEELKTKGSETLKGNFPDVETFLKDLYEKFVGNKGTGSSTTEVTPTPDPIS
- a CDS encoding SIMPL domain-containing protein → MKKAFFSSFLFAAAALSPAFSQVKSEQLMQVPNIEVAGFAEMEVVPDEIYFSISLREYYTDEKNQKDKVNISTLEKQLIKAVADAGLPKESLSISGVGGYQNYVDKKKKPATFLENKQYELKVASPEKLDGILSKVESRGVQYANVARVDHSKKEEFKKQVKIDALKAAKTKAEYLVASLDQKLGKVLEIKELDENLYFPQPVFAKANVRAFAAESADAVTDSEVQYQKIKISYRMQAAFEIK
- a CDS encoding MarR family winged helix-turn-helix transcriptional regulator, which encodes MTHHSDHRAYFFKIDTTIKKIRNALQKQLTEAGFDLTVDQWVLIDHIFRKQGISQNELAEMTFKDPPTVTRIIDLLEKKGLVERGPAAGDRRKFNLFLTKNGESCYNKAFPIVADIRRKGWGSLNDSDYQHFVRIMDSIYQNFT
- a CDS encoding phosphoenolpyruvate carboxylase is translated as MNNSFQDAVVTKYNIFNSLFLSLPYRGIFQTGSLLPILTQQSETGFQEGKSPKEIIEHFFSELLETATPKERTDLLFLFIQYIERQVVLFDSVEDAAFDQTHDLTGKGSVTYLTERLESDELKKKLLAKLEDFSVRIVLTAHPTQFYSGKVLGIINDLEDAIKKNDFTEVNQLLLQLGKTAFINHEKPSPFDEAVSLCWFLENVYYDAIPSILEKLINGLGMSVHDWPYPNVFRLGFWPGGDRDGNPFVNPETTLQVAERLRETLLRSYYRDLRTLKRRLTFKGVDEAVSLAERKMNSTIFGPFDQGYANAQELIDELLSAREVLVTKHQGLFVELLDNFILKLNLFGFFFASLDVRQDSRKHGKAWEDILKRLEKKIPLLKYSDFEGWDEEKKIEMLLSLNIPLRDEDYEDPLTKDILGSIRAIKTIQEKNGEKGAHRYVISNNTSALNVMQVVALAKNLIADVNGKLALDVVPLFETVDDLANAPEIMTRLYRNEFYRNHLQNRENHQTIMVGFSDGTKDGGYLRANWSIYRAKEELTKVSREFGIKVTFFDGRGGPPARGGGNNHNFYSSLGSDIEDKEIQLTVQGQTISSNYGTVTTAMYNLERLFTAGLENHLFRGNRAEDELSSEDKTLIEEMAVAAYESYLELKNHPMFVKYLDKKTPLRFYGQTNIGSRPTKRGNDDEGLKFEDLRAIPFVGSWAQMKQNVPGFYGFGSAIRQMEGENKVEDIKQLYKKSLFFRTLIENSMQSLSKAFFPATKYLRDEEEYREFWDKMYDEFILTRDLLLDVSGQKELLDSNNVTKVSIKTRERIVLPLITIQQYALQMLASDPKDLTADVETYNQLIMRAMFGIINAARNSA